In the Sphingobacterium sp. PCS056 genome, ATTGGTATAGATGTTGGGTGTGAGATAATTGTTAGTATTCATTTTACGTTCGAAACTGCCACCTAAGGGTATATTGTACTCAGAACGGTTAACAAGATAGGACGTTCCATCGATGCCATAGATCGTGCCTGGTAATTTTAAGATATCATTGGCATCATTATCCAATCTGTAATTGAGATCAGCAAATATTTTCCAGTTTTTTAGGGGACTTATTTCTACACCACCTAATATAGCTAATGTATTGTTTGTTAATTCATCTTTTGTACCCGATTGTAAATATGGCACCATGGATTGTTCATTCCAGTTTCCATAAAAATCATAGGGTGATACATTAGGACGCATACGAGCTAAATTGTGAAAGAACATGTCTTCGTATCCTGCTAAAGGTGTTTGATTGTTGTTTTTAGTATATTTAACATTGGCTTTGACTTTTAACCAAGAGGTCAGATCTGAAGAAATAGAACTGTTGAAATTATAGCGTTTATAGTCAATATCTGCATAGCGCAAGATTCCTTCTTCGTTGTAATAACCTGCCGATACGTAAAATTGAGTACCAGCATTACCTCCGCTCATGTTTACGGTATAATTCTGACGTAGAGCAGTAGGTTTATAGTGCAGATTGAACCAGTTAGTATTAGCAATTCCATTGGCACTGTTTTCCCAGCTTGCATAATTGTTCGTGTTGACTTCTGGAAAGATCGACAGACTGCTTGGATCATTAATATACTGTTGCAATAGCGCAATTTTGTCTTCCGAATATTGCTTTGTACCCAATGCATTAAAGGTTGCTGTATTGAAGAAATTGGCAAACTCTACCGAATTGGCCATATCGGGTAATCTTACAGGGGATGTGAGTCCAGTATTACCAGTAAAACTGATTACTTTTTTTCCTGCGGTACCTTTTTTAGTTGTTACCAAAATAACACCGTACGCAGCTCTTGATCCATATATCGCAGATGCTGATGCATCTTTTAATACCGAGATGTTTTCAATATCGCTGGGATTGATATCTGCTAGTGACATCTCCATTCCGTCGACAAGTACATAAGGACCATCGGTACCGCTGATATTTCCTACTCCACGTACATTGAGATTGAAACTTTGACCAGGCTTGGTATTCCCTCCAACATTCACATTTAGTCCTGGGACCACACCCTGCAAGCTTTGTGTGGCATTGACAACGGGTCTATTCTCCAATTCCCGACCGCTTATAGCGGAAACAGCACCTGTTAAGTTGACACGTTTTTGCGTTCCATAACCAACGACAACGACTTCTTCGAGTTGAGCAAGATCATCGGCCAATTGGATAGATTGAAAAGTCGATGAGTAAGATAATTCTCGCGAAACAAAACCGACACTACTGATCATGATCGTACTTTGAGTGTTTTTAACTGCAATTGTAAATTCACCTTTTTCATTTGTAAGTGTACTTCTATCAGATCCTTTTTCCTTAATGGATACGCCAGCTAAAGGCTCGCCTTTGCTATCGGTGACCTTACCATGAAATTTTGGATCTTGTATTACGATTGGTGAAATGATGATGCGACCACCATTGATCTCCTGTATTTTTAGTCCTGTTTTTTGTAAAATAGGTTCCAATAGTTCATACCATGGTTTTCTAATTGCATTGATATCACTGATCACAAATTTGTCGATCTGATTGTCATTGTAGATAAATCGCAGATCAGTTTGTTTTTCGATCAACTGCAGTAAAGTTTTAAATTTTATGCTTTTGTTTTTTAACGTAATGTTGCCTTGAGCAAGTGTCGAATTTGCATAACTACTGTAGCCAAAAGCTACAATAAGTAAAAGCGTAAATTTTACCATGAAGAGCCACTTTAGGTAATAAAGAATTGGCACATGACTGACGACATGTGAATTTTTTTTCATAATTTTAGATATTAGAAGTTAGTAATTAAGCACATTACTTTCCTAGGGCTTTGTGCTTGTTCATTCATCTTTAAGGGTGTATCATTACGATATACCCTTTTTTGTAAAGTTCTGATTCATAATTTTAAGTTTTAATAAATTAATATACTGTCTTGTTTTTCTGTATAATGTAAATTAACACCTGTTTTAATCAATAGGTCAAGTAAATCTTTACATGTTTTTTCCTCAAATACACCGCTGAAAGATTCATTCATAAGTTTTTCATTTTCGATTAGAATCGTTTTATTATACCAACGTTCCATTTTTTTTGTCATAAGCGCTAGTGGATCATTTTGAAAAACAAGCTTATTTTTAGTCCAAAGCATATCCAGTTGCTCACCGTCTTCAGAGTTAGCTTTTTTTATATCAATAATTACTTTCGTATTTTCAGTTGAGGCACTCTGACGATTTGTGTTGATCCGCATGGCATTGGTCATCATATTGGTCACTTCAATCTTGTCTCCAGGCTGCATGATATAGTGGCGAAATTTACCATTGTCCT is a window encoding:
- a CDS encoding SusC/RagA family TonB-linked outer membrane protein; this translates as MKKNSHVVSHVPILYYLKWLFMVKFTLLLIVAFGYSSYANSTLAQGNITLKNKSIKFKTLLQLIEKQTDLRFIYNDNQIDKFVISDINAIRKPWYELLEPILQKTGLKIQEINGGRIIISPIVIQDPKFHGKVTDSKGEPLAGVSIKEKGSDRSTLTNEKGEFTIAVKNTQSTIMISSVGFVSRELSYSSTFQSIQLADDLAQLEEVVVVGYGTQKRVNLTGAVSAISGRELENRPVVNATQSLQGVVPGLNVNVGGNTKPGQSFNLNVRGVGNISGTDGPYVLVDGMEMSLADINPSDIENISVLKDASASAIYGSRAAYGVILVTTKKGTAGKKVISFTGNTGLTSPVRLPDMANSVEFANFFNTATFNALGTKQYSEDKIALLQQYINDPSSLSIFPEVNTNNYASWENSANGIANTNWFNLHYKPTALRQNYTVNMSGGNAGTQFYVSAGYYNEEGILRYADIDYKRYNFNSSISSDLTSWLKVKANVKYTKNNNQTPLAGYEDMFFHNLARMRPNVSPYDFYGNWNEQSMVPYLQSGTKDELTNNTLAILGGVEISPLKNWKIFADLNYRLDNDANDILKLPGTIYGIDGTSYLVNRSEYNIPLGGSFERKMNTNNYLTPNIYTNYKISVDKHNFDLTAGFQQELNQFKEIYTSASDLISFDRPGIDLSTGTKSSKEARNHWATRGFFARLNYNFDQKYLLEVNGRYDGSSRFASDNRWGFFPSVSAAYNISEESFFKDEVSWVNQLKIRGSYGSLGNQAGAGLYAYSENMRIIVPGANGAGGRYYFENGRESYINAPGAFNPLITWETVRSANFGLDFTAFQYRLTGAIDIYQRNTKDMLGPSRDVADLFGTVPAKSNNADLRTRGWEVNVKWRDQLSEDWSYNLGLILTDYKSMVTKYQNPTKFNPNAQWYEGKTSGEIWGYTAHQLIRTQAEADAYNELDQSFLSARDWIPGDVMYLDINNDGKINNGTNRLGDMGDISIIGNSTPRYSYSISGGLTWKNLSMNILWQGIGKRDFSPAVADAYFWGAGALAQVTVFKQHLDYFSESNPDAYYPNPYAAPAGAINSYINKTQLSSTRYLQSAAYLRLKNLTISYNIPKSLIQRWKFERINLFVSGENLLTFSPLAKMFDPETINGGSGTGKIYPLSKVYSFGLNINF